One Glutamicibacter halophytocola DNA segment encodes these proteins:
- a CDS encoding 4a-hydroxytetrahydrobiopterin dehydratase encodes MTNIRQISRAQSPVPLAPEQRLAVLQDWIRSKESFTASYRFESTSTALEFITLVGLLAEKVGVHPHVEWRIDIVSLRLGHGPSTEMTGDEVNLARRISAEAHRLDGAALINCESREAIA; translated from the coding sequence ATGACTAATATCCGACAGATTTCACGCGCTCAATCACCGGTTCCCCTGGCGCCGGAACAGCGATTAGCAGTTCTCCAGGATTGGATTCGAAGCAAGGAATCATTCACTGCGTCCTACCGATTCGAATCGACCAGCACCGCACTGGAATTCATCACACTCGTCGGGCTGCTCGCGGAAAAGGTGGGTGTCCACCCGCACGTGGAATGGCGCATTGACATTGTCAGCCTGCGCCTGGGCCACGGCCCGAGCACAGAGATGACCGGGGATGAAGTGAACCTGGCCCGACGCATTTCGGCCGAAGCGCACCGGCTTGATGGTGCTGCCTTGATTAATTGCGAATCCCGTGAGGCAATTGCCTGA
- a CDS encoding GMC family oxidoreductase: MGKVSVIVVGAGSAGSVVARRLIDAGADVTVFEAGGEDTNPAIHDLSRLGELWHSPDDWDYYTTPMEGTAGKRVHLPRGKVLGGSHALNATIWVRCAQQDFDGWAEHCGPEWAWENVLPVYRDIEDFSGGASGVHGVGGPIPVDNDYELDEIHASIIKAAEQSGVPFNPDYNSGVLDGVSKEQVNIVDGVRINTWKAYLKPVRGQATIITGAEVHSVIVEQGAVVGVNYRQDGQMRQLTADHVVLSAGALGSPQILLRSGIGPSEELQQAGVAPVHALQGVGKNLHDHLLAPVIAKTTARDIPAPRQGVSVTQSHLFAKSRDDLEAPDTQPIFFAVPMYSPGMEPIDGTAFTLHSGIVTPYSRGELTLSGPDLDDPVNIDINALADPRDIQAFLFSIKQCRSIAQQEALAESWGAQEIYPGPEVQDDEQLEEYIRNNAVTYHHQVGTCAMGVDERAVVDPELKVHGLAGLRVIDASIMPRITTGNTNAPSILIGEKGAKFLLKDLGLAD; encoded by the coding sequence GATCTTTCGCGGCTCGGGGAGCTGTGGCACAGCCCCGACGATTGGGACTACTACACCACGCCCATGGAAGGCACTGCCGGAAAACGCGTGCACCTGCCGCGCGGCAAGGTCCTTGGCGGCTCGCATGCGCTCAATGCAACGATCTGGGTTCGCTGCGCCCAGCAGGATTTTGATGGCTGGGCGGAGCACTGCGGTCCGGAATGGGCCTGGGAGAACGTGCTGCCGGTGTACCGCGATATCGAAGATTTCTCCGGCGGAGCCAGCGGTGTCCATGGAGTCGGCGGGCCCATTCCGGTCGACAATGACTATGAGCTGGATGAGATCCACGCGTCCATCATCAAGGCAGCCGAGCAATCCGGCGTCCCCTTCAACCCCGACTACAATTCCGGGGTCTTGGACGGGGTCTCCAAGGAGCAGGTCAACATCGTTGACGGGGTGCGCATCAATACCTGGAAGGCCTACCTGAAGCCGGTCCGGGGCCAGGCCACGATCATTACCGGTGCCGAGGTGCATTCGGTCATAGTTGAGCAGGGTGCCGTCGTTGGCGTGAATTACCGCCAGGATGGGCAAATGCGCCAGCTGACCGCGGACCATGTTGTGCTCAGCGCCGGTGCCCTGGGATCGCCGCAAATCCTGCTGCGCTCCGGAATCGGACCCAGTGAAGAACTGCAGCAGGCCGGGGTGGCCCCGGTGCACGCCCTGCAGGGTGTGGGAAAGAATTTGCATGACCATCTTCTGGCACCGGTCATCGCGAAGACTACTGCTCGCGATATTCCGGCACCGCGCCAGGGCGTATCGGTAACCCAGTCGCACCTGTTTGCAAAGTCGCGGGATGATCTCGAAGCACCGGATACCCAGCCGATCTTCTTTGCTGTGCCCATGTACTCGCCGGGAATGGAGCCCATCGACGGCACCGCGTTCACCCTGCATTCCGGGATCGTCACCCCATATAGCCGCGGCGAACTCACCCTGAGCGGCCCGGACCTGGATGATCCGGTGAATATCGATATCAACGCACTGGCTGACCCTCGCGACATCCAGGCCTTCCTGTTCTCCATCAAGCAGTGCCGGAGCATAGCCCAGCAAGAAGCGCTCGCGGAATCCTGGGGAGCGCAGGAAATCTATCCAGGGCCGGAAGTCCAGGATGACGAGCAGCTCGAAGAGTACATTCGCAACAATGCGGTGACCTACCACCATCAGGTCGGAACCTGCGCGATGGGCGTGGACGAACGGGCGGTTGTCGACCCAGAGCTCAAAGTGCATGGCCTGGCAGGGCTGCGCGTGATCGATGCATCGATCATGCCGAGAATTACTACAGGAAATACCAATGCGCCATCGATCCTGATTGGGGAAAAGGGCGCCAAATTCCTGCTCAAGGATCTCGGGTTGGCGGATTAG